Proteins found in one Subtercola endophyticus genomic segment:
- a CDS encoding helix-turn-helix domain-containing protein, which produces MNESTSALGDYLRARRDVVQPEDVGLPRDLNRRVRGLRREEVAAVAAISSDYYLRLEQGRDHQPSDQVLLAIGRALRLDGGATDYLFRLARPDVVHPFGSPAAALDEDLLRLIEQFSGTPAIIVDRNLEVAAANEMALAVGGGQLNEGMNLVALAFSPLVRRCAPQWCELALSTLASFRYHSDPLDPRRRELVRVLSRRDADFRRLWSRHDAAASFTGRTRHVINGAGMVTLRFQNLVVPGRPGHQVLTFVGEPGTPGPAALARIAAELHPLQPHTREPNAQQLLPQASHPQASHPHELSAVSR; this is translated from the coding sequence ATGAACGAGTCGACGTCAGCGCTTGGCGACTATCTGAGAGCCCGACGTGACGTCGTGCAGCCCGAAGACGTGGGGCTCCCCCGTGATCTGAATCGCCGCGTTCGGGGGCTCCGCCGCGAAGAAGTAGCGGCTGTCGCCGCGATCAGCAGCGACTACTACCTTCGTCTGGAGCAGGGCCGCGACCATCAGCCCTCCGACCAGGTGCTGCTGGCGATCGGGCGCGCCTTGCGGCTCGACGGCGGGGCCACGGACTACCTGTTCCGGCTCGCGCGGCCCGATGTCGTGCATCCGTTCGGCTCACCCGCGGCCGCGCTCGACGAAGATCTGCTGCGGCTGATCGAGCAGTTCTCGGGCACCCCGGCGATCATCGTCGACCGCAATCTCGAGGTGGCCGCCGCGAACGAGATGGCGCTCGCCGTCGGCGGTGGTCAGCTGAACGAGGGCATGAATCTGGTAGCGCTCGCTTTTTCGCCGCTGGTGCGACGCTGCGCGCCGCAGTGGTGCGAACTGGCACTGAGCACGCTCGCTTCGTTCCGTTATCACAGCGACCCGCTCGACCCTCGTCGACGCGAGCTCGTGAGGGTGCTCTCGCGGCGCGATGCCGATTTTCGGCGGCTCTGGAGCAGGCACGATGCCGCGGCGTCGTTCACCGGTCGAACCCGGCACGTCATCAACGGCGCCGGAATGGTGACGCTGCGTTTTCAGAACCTCGTGGTGCCCGGCAGACCAGGGCATCAGGTGCTCACGTTCGTCGGTGAGCCTGGCACTCCGGGCCCGGCGGCCCTGGCGCGGATTGCGGCCGAGCTGCATCCTCTGCAGCCGCACACCCGCGAACCGAACGCCCAGCAGTTGCTCCCTCAAGCCTCGCACCCTCAGGCCTCGCACCCTCACGAACTCTCCGCGGTTTCGCGATAG
- a CDS encoding TetR/AcrR family transcriptional regulator, protein MARIRRFNEETLLDCAQEAFWVNGYDQTSIEQISQASGVGNGSIYAAYGSKLGLFLAVFSRYCTGRVELVTTVVDSHVGSFEAAVAHYLDEIVADCTSHPDRRGCLMLNSLAELGNRFPEVVEVGARTVTDMERVLSLRVIDSVEAGELDIETEQIDPLGAHIVLVSQGLIQLSRFGVPVERLRSIAQTSSRMTALMHAA, encoded by the coding sequence ATGGCACGAATTCGGCGCTTCAATGAAGAGACGCTCCTCGACTGCGCCCAAGAGGCGTTCTGGGTGAACGGGTACGATCAGACGTCGATCGAGCAGATCTCCCAGGCTTCGGGCGTCGGCAACGGCAGCATCTACGCCGCCTACGGCAGCAAGCTCGGCCTCTTTCTCGCCGTGTTCAGCCGCTATTGCACCGGCCGGGTCGAGCTGGTGACCACTGTGGTCGACTCCCATGTGGGCTCGTTCGAGGCTGCGGTGGCCCATTATCTCGACGAAATCGTCGCCGACTGCACCTCGCACCCCGACCGGCGCGGCTGCCTCATGCTGAACAGCCTCGCCGAACTCGGCAACCGCTTTCCGGAGGTCGTCGAGGTCGGCGCGCGCACCGTCACCGACATGGAGCGGGTACTCAGCCTGCGCGTGATCGACAGCGTCGAGGCGGGTGAACTCGACATCGAGACCGAGCAGATCGATCCGCTCGGCGCGCACATCGTGCTGGTCTCGCAAGGGCTCATCCAACTGAGCCGGTTCGGTGTGCCGGTCGAGCGGCTGCGGTCGATCGCACAGACCTCGAGCCGCATGACAGCGCTCATGCACGCGGCCTGA
- a CDS encoding GlxA family transcriptional regulator, protein MLKNRARARIGMLLFDQVKTLDFVGPGEVFVEANQRVDGYELVLLSPDGADVTTSMGVRIGVHAAAADAGEFDTVIVPGSEVATRVFKNTDIIDAVRLLSTRTRRMASICSGAYALAEAGLLDGKAATTHWKFAPMLAERYPNIDVQPDSIFVRDGLTYTSAGVAAGIDLALALVEEDHGADVARSVAQLLLVYMQRSGGQSQFSASLRAAPPRTPVARAVADYVNADPTRSCTLRDLAAHANVSTRHLTRIVRDEFDMSPLEYVSSMRLDLATGHLESGSSVAQASADSGFGTPAAFRRAFIAKLGITPSEYQRRFQTTRRSAGV, encoded by the coding sequence ATGCTGAAAAATCGGGCACGCGCGCGCATCGGCATGCTGTTGTTCGATCAAGTGAAGACCCTCGATTTTGTCGGGCCGGGCGAGGTGTTCGTCGAGGCGAACCAACGTGTCGACGGCTACGAGCTCGTGCTGCTCTCGCCCGATGGCGCCGACGTCACCACGTCGATGGGCGTGCGCATCGGGGTGCATGCGGCCGCGGCCGATGCGGGCGAATTCGACACCGTCATCGTGCCGGGCAGTGAGGTCGCGACGCGCGTCTTCAAGAACACCGACATCATCGACGCCGTTCGCCTGCTGAGCACCCGCACCCGGCGCATGGCGTCGATCTGCAGCGGCGCGTACGCGCTCGCCGAGGCCGGCCTGCTCGACGGCAAAGCAGCGACGACGCACTGGAAGTTCGCCCCGATGCTCGCCGAGCGTTACCCGAACATCGACGTGCAGCCCGACTCGATCTTCGTGCGTGACGGCCTCACCTACACGTCGGCCGGAGTCGCCGCCGGCATCGACCTGGCCCTAGCGCTCGTCGAAGAAGACCACGGAGCCGACGTGGCTCGCAGTGTGGCACAGTTGTTGCTGGTCTACATGCAGCGCTCTGGTGGGCAGTCGCAGTTCTCGGCGTCGCTGCGCGCTGCCCCGCCGCGAACCCCGGTCGCGCGAGCCGTGGCCGACTATGTCAACGCCGACCCGACCAGGTCATGCACGCTGCGCGATCTCGCGGCCCACGCGAATGTCAGTACGCGCCACCTCACCCGAATCGTGCGCGACGAGTTCGACATGAGTCCGCTGGAGTACGTGAGCTCGATGCGGCTCGATCTCGCGACCGGTCACCTCGAGTCGGGTTCCTCCGTCGCGCAGGCGTCGGCCGATTCGGGGTTCGGCACCCCGGCGGCCTTTCGCCGGGCCTTCATCGCCAAACTCGGCATCACACCCTCGGAGTACCAGCGCCGCTTCCAGACGACGAGGCGCTCGGCGGGGGTCTGA
- a CDS encoding alpha/beta fold hydrolase yields the protein MPDSPTIVLVHGAFADAASWAPVTSLLLEQGYSVRVPPVFNRSLAGDSAYIRSYVEQIDGPVLLAGHSYGGAVITVAGVAANVVGLVYVAGYALDEGESLGELQGRFADSDLAKHLVYSPYPVEGAEPGTDVSVEIDAFPAVFAAGVPEATVRVLAVSQRPLAAVAFGEPASAAAWKTKPGWGIVSSSDHTINPEVERFGYKRAGLRDVIEINAPHLVMQTNPAEVAGVIVDAIAALG from the coding sequence ATGCCCGATTCGCCCACCATCGTTCTTGTCCACGGCGCGTTCGCCGACGCTGCCAGCTGGGCACCGGTGACCAGTCTGCTGCTCGAACAGGGGTACTCGGTTCGCGTTCCGCCGGTATTCAATCGCAGCCTCGCGGGCGACTCCGCGTACATCCGCTCGTACGTCGAACAGATCGACGGCCCGGTGCTTCTGGCCGGGCACTCCTACGGCGGCGCAGTCATCACCGTGGCCGGCGTCGCGGCGAACGTCGTCGGGCTCGTCTACGTGGCAGGCTACGCGCTCGACGAGGGTGAGAGCCTCGGTGAGCTGCAGGGCCGGTTCGCGGACTCCGACCTCGCCAAGCACCTCGTGTACTCGCCGTACCCCGTCGAAGGCGCAGAGCCGGGAACGGATGTCTCGGTCGAGATCGACGCGTTCCCCGCCGTCTTCGCGGCCGGCGTACCCGAGGCCACGGTCCGCGTCTTGGCGGTGTCGCAGCGCCCGCTCGCCGCGGTCGCATTCGGCGAACCCGCCAGCGCCGCGGCCTGGAAGACGAAGCCCGGCTGGGGCATCGTCTCAAGCTCCGACCACACGATCAACCCCGAGGTCGAGCGCTTCGGCTACAAGCGCGCCGGCCTTCGCGACGTGATCGAGATCAACGCGCCGCACCTGGTCATGCAGACCAACCCCGCTGAGGTCGCCGGCGTGATCGTCGACGCGATCGCCGCGCTCGGCTGA
- a CDS encoding DUF7882 family protein, whose product MGTLTYGPTAKSLTIEDRDLAHLQAVILAKFRRGESFSFSWERSNELGSGHTTLWMNPQMHLEFGYFGSKRVPLNREWIDRLMGRANNAGGLELVPEQPPQA is encoded by the coding sequence ATGGGCACACTGACGTACGGGCCGACGGCCAAGTCGCTGACGATCGAAGATCGCGATCTGGCACACTTGCAGGCGGTCATCCTGGCGAAATTCCGCCGCGGTGAGAGCTTTTCGTTCAGCTGGGAACGCTCGAACGAGCTGGGGAGCGGGCACACCACCCTCTGGATGAACCCACAGATGCACCTCGAGTTCGGATACTTCGGGTCGAAGCGGGTTCCGCTGAACCGAGAGTGGATCGATCGGCTGATGGGCCGGGCGAACAACGCCGGTGGGCTGGAGCTCGTGCCAGAGCAGCCGCCGCAGGCCTGA
- the pstS gene encoding phosphate ABC transporter substrate-binding protein PstS: MAVTIAGLLVTMGAASATPAFAETYVPISGSGSTWSQNAVEQWRTHVATNYGMTVNYSGTGSSAGRQDFINGAVDFAISELPFQAHPEDGSAPEVPSTAYTYVPIVAGGTSLMYHLTINGKRVTDLRLDGQTITKIFTGVVTNWNDPVIQSANPGLTMPDKPITPVLRADGSGSTAQFTQWMADQQPSLWSDFCASVDRPVPCGSTTQYPGFGGAKLQNGSLGVAGYVSQDYGEGAIAYVENSYALQSGFPVVKVLNAAGYYVEPTAPAVSVALLGATVASDLTQQLGGVYDNADTRAYPLSYYSYMIVPTKVGGIFTAEKGRTLGAFVSYAVCEGQQKEAALGYAPLPLNLVRAASDQLKRIPGAPAGGVDLATCNNPALTILNTAPQPPACAKQGPTQCLSGDSSLADFSTTSRPSIVGTARVGQAIAADAGVWSPAPDSIDYQWLRAGTPIPGATAQLYSPTVGDYGASLSVNTTAHKAGYKVVTTASAPTSAVGWDAYFADVGPANPFYAHIQWMAAERLSTGNAQPTGLPLFAPTEAVSRQAMAAFLYRYSGETFVPPATPSFSDVSAANPFFTAVEWMHAKHITNGNADGTFAPTDSVTRQSMAAFLHRYSGASSTLPATASFSDVSSANPFYADIEWMKSTAITTGNADGTYTPLASVSRQAMAAFLSRMNAAG; this comes from the coding sequence GTGGCCGTCACCATCGCGGGCCTCCTCGTCACGATGGGTGCGGCCTCAGCGACACCCGCTTTCGCCGAGACGTACGTGCCGATCAGCGGCAGCGGCTCGACCTGGTCGCAGAACGCTGTCGAACAGTGGCGCACGCACGTGGCAACGAATTACGGCATGACCGTCAATTACTCCGGCACCGGATCGTCGGCCGGGCGGCAAGACTTCATCAACGGCGCCGTCGACTTCGCCATCAGCGAGCTTCCGTTTCAAGCGCACCCCGAAGACGGATCCGCGCCCGAAGTGCCCTCGACCGCCTACACGTATGTGCCGATCGTCGCCGGCGGCACCTCGCTGATGTACCACCTCACGATCAACGGCAAGCGGGTGACCGATCTGCGGCTCGATGGCCAGACCATCACCAAAATCTTCACCGGAGTCGTCACGAATTGGAACGACCCGGTCATCCAGTCGGCCAACCCCGGCCTCACCATGCCAGACAAACCGATCACCCCCGTGCTGCGCGCCGACGGATCGGGTTCCACCGCTCAGTTCACCCAGTGGATGGCCGACCAGCAGCCCAGCCTGTGGAGTGACTTCTGCGCCTCAGTCGATCGCCCGGTTCCCTGCGGGTCGACAACTCAGTACCCCGGCTTCGGCGGAGCGAAGCTCCAGAACGGGTCGCTCGGCGTCGCAGGCTACGTCAGCCAAGACTATGGTGAGGGTGCGATCGCCTACGTTGAGAATTCCTACGCACTGCAGTCGGGTTTTCCTGTCGTGAAGGTCTTGAACGCCGCCGGGTACTACGTCGAACCGACGGCTCCGGCCGTCTCCGTCGCCCTCCTCGGCGCGACCGTCGCCTCCGATCTCACCCAGCAGCTGGGCGGGGTCTACGACAACGCCGACACCCGCGCCTACCCGCTCTCGTACTACTCGTACATGATCGTTCCAACCAAAGTCGGAGGCATCTTCACCGCCGAAAAGGGCCGGACTCTCGGCGCCTTCGTCAGCTATGCCGTGTGCGAAGGGCAACAGAAAGAAGCGGCACTCGGATACGCACCGTTACCGCTCAACCTGGTTCGGGCCGCATCCGACCAGCTCAAACGGATTCCCGGTGCGCCAGCCGGCGGAGTGGATCTCGCCACCTGCAACAACCCGGCCCTCACCATTCTGAACACCGCTCCGCAGCCGCCCGCCTGCGCCAAGCAGGGGCCGACGCAGTGCCTCTCGGGAGACTCCTCTCTCGCAGATTTCTCGACGACATCGCGCCCTTCGATCGTGGGCACCGCACGCGTCGGCCAGGCGATTGCCGCGGATGCCGGCGTGTGGAGCCCTGCCCCCGACTCCATCGACTATCAGTGGCTGCGCGCCGGCACTCCGATCCCCGGAGCGACAGCACAGCTGTACTCACCCACGGTGGGCGACTACGGCGCCTCCCTTTCGGTGAACACCACGGCGCACAAGGCCGGCTACAAGGTCGTCACCACAGCGAGCGCCCCGACCTCTGCGGTCGGATGGGACGCGTACTTCGCCGATGTCGGCCCTGCGAATCCGTTCTACGCGCACATCCAGTGGATGGCGGCCGAAAGGCTCAGCACGGGTAACGCGCAGCCCACCGGCCTGCCGCTCTTCGCCCCGACCGAGGCCGTCTCCCGCCAGGCGATGGCAGCGTTCTTGTACCGCTATTCGGGCGAGACGTTCGTTCCCCCCGCGACGCCGTCGTTCAGCGACGTCTCTGCTGCGAACCCGTTCTTCACCGCTGTCGAGTGGATGCACGCGAAACACATCACGAACGGAAACGCCGACGGCACCTTCGCACCCACCGACTCTGTCACTCGGCAATCCATGGCGGCGTTCTTGCATCGGTACAGCGGGGCATCCAGCACCCTGCCCGCCACGGCGTCGTTCAGCGACGTCAGCAGCGCGAACCCGTTCTACGCCGACATCGAGTGGATGAAGTCGACCGCCATCACCACCGGCAACGCCGACGGCACCTACACCCCGCTCGCCTCCGTCAGCCGGCAGGCTATGGCAGCCTTTCTCAGTCGTATGAACGCGGCGGGCTGA
- a CDS encoding S1C family serine protease, whose amino-acid sequence MSVAESVLPSVASVSVRTARGGGLGSASVISTSVTSTGVTGTGVTSTSVISTSVTSTSVISAGVTGTGVTSAAENGSGGYLLTSAHVVEGARTIEAAFADGRVTSAEVVGRDPLSDLAVLWAHDELPAPVTFGDASRLRVGQLVVALGNPRGLSGSVTAGIVSALGRSLPTQAGRVVDEVIQTDASLNPGNSGGVLADSRGRMIGVNTAVAGVGLGLAVPINRTTRQIIDSLIRTGRVRRAWLGIAGAQLTLEPGLAERIGSRTGIQVAGVSSESPADLAGIKRGDIVVEIGGRTVNSTTAIQAMMVEDAIDKPVEITVWRNGALVDAVTVPRELTVRE is encoded by the coding sequence ATGAGCGTTGCCGAGTCGGTGCTGCCGAGCGTTGCCAGCGTGTCGGTGCGCACGGCGCGCGGTGGCGGGCTCGGCAGCGCGAGCGTGATCAGCACGAGTGTGACCAGCACGGGCGTGACCGGCACGGGCGTGACCAGCACGAGCGTGATCAGCACGAGCGTGACCAGCACGAGCGTGATCAGCGCGGGCGTGACCGGCACGGGCGTGACCAGCGCCGCCGAGAACGGCTCAGGCGGCTATCTGTTGACCAGCGCCCACGTCGTCGAGGGGGCGCGCACGATCGAAGCGGCCTTCGCCGACGGGCGGGTGACCTCTGCAGAGGTGGTGGGGCGCGATCCGCTCTCTGACCTGGCCGTGCTGTGGGCGCACGACGAGCTGCCGGCTCCGGTGACGTTCGGCGACGCCTCCCGATTGCGCGTCGGGCAGCTCGTGGTGGCGCTGGGCAATCCGCGTGGGCTCTCGGGCAGCGTGACGGCCGGCATCGTGTCGGCGCTCGGGCGGTCGCTTCCCACTCAGGCGGGGCGAGTGGTCGACGAGGTCATTCAGACCGACGCCTCACTGAACCCCGGAAACAGCGGCGGTGTGCTCGCGGACAGCCGCGGCCGGATGATCGGGGTGAACACCGCCGTCGCCGGAGTCGGGCTCGGGCTCGCTGTTCCGATCAACCGGACGACACGGCAGATCATCGACTCGCTCATCCGCACCGGTCGTGTGCGACGGGCCTGGCTCGGAATCGCGGGGGCGCAGCTCACCCTGGAGCCCGGGCTCGCGGAGCGCATCGGATCGCGAACGGGAATTCAGGTTGCGGGCGTCTCGAGCGAGAGCCCCGCCGACCTTGCGGGCATCAAGCGCGGTGACATCGTGGTCGAGATCGGCGGACGCACGGTGAACTCGACCACGGCCATCCAGGCGATGATGGTCGAAGATGCCATCGACAAGCCGGTCGAGATCACGGTGTGGCGCAACGGCGCGCTCGTCGACGCGGTGACGGTGCCGCGCGAGCTAACCGTGCGGGAGTAG